In Hyalangium gracile, the genomic stretch CCCTTCTGCAGCAGCGCCTCCTGGCTCTCGAAGAGCGACTGGCGCGCCGCCTCCAGCACCGCCTGCGCCTTCGCCACCGCCTCCGCCTTCTCCTTCACCCGCTCGGCCGCCTCCTCCAGCACCTTGCGGTCCAGGTCCGGGAACTTCACCTGGGCCAGCTCCTGGCCGAACAGCTTCAGCAAGTCCTGCAAGGCAGGAGAGATGGGATCGTTTCCAGATGGATCGAACATGGCAGACCTCCGAGGTAGGGTTCCCTCTATCTGCACAGATGTTCAGTCCCGTTTCAAGAGGCTCCTTCCCCAGGCCGAAAAATCGGCCCTGGCGCTCGCGCCGCCCCCGTTCGCCAGCGGCGTGTTCACCAGTGGAGCTCCAGCGTGAAGTCCAGGTAGGGCACGAACGCCTCCGGCGCCAGCTCCACCGTGCCGGCGCGTCCGGCGATGCGCTCGAGCTCCGCCCTCAGCAGCCCGGTGGCCCAGGATGGGCCCGGGAGCTCCCCTTGGAAGGTGAGCCGGCCCCGGTCGTCGGCCACACGCTGGTACTCGCGCCTGCCGAAGATGGAGATCATCTTCGTGACGGCCGGCACCTCCGCCAGCCCCGCGTGCACGTCCTTCTCCGCGGCGGCCACGAGCATCTTCCCCATGGACGAGGCGAACAGCGCCTCCGCCGTGCCGTAGCCCAGCTCCTCCAGCGCCGCCGGGAACGTCCGTCCCCGCTCCACCAGCGCCTGCGCCCCCAGTTGCAGCAGCCGCAGGTAGTCGGACGCCGGATAGAAGAGGACCGGCAGCAGCGGCTTCTCCGTGGACTTCACGTGGGAGCGCAGCTCATTCGTCACCTCGCCGCCGATGAGGCGCTCCAGGTGCTCCAGCGTCCCCTGGAAGAACAGCCCCATCAGCTGGTGCGCCGGGCGACACCGCTTCAGCCGGGCCTGGAGGTTCAGCGCTGAGTCCATCCGTGCATGCCTCCCCAGACACCCCGACTCACGCCCCCCACTCTACCTCGCCCGGCCTCCTCGCCTCAGTCCACGCGCACCACCGCCACGTCCCTCACGCCCTCGGCGGGGTGCACGTCCACCGTGAGGTAGTGCCGCCCCAGCCCGTCGAAGCGCTCGGGGATGGCCCCACCTCCTCCGGAGATGTAGGCGGGGATGCCCGCATTCGAGTACGCGTAATACGAGTGCACGTGGCCGTAGAGGGTCAGGTCCACCTTCTTGCGCGCCATCTTGCCCACCAGCGCCGCCGCCTCGTTGCGGCTGGAGAACGAGCCGTTGCGCAGCCCCACCGGATCCAACGGCGCGATGTGCATGCCCACCACGTGCACCGCGTCCTGGCCCTCGTCCAGCCACCCGTCCAGCCACTGCTCCACCAGCGGATCCACCGTGCCGTTGCCCGTGTCCAGCTGCGTGAAGTGCACCCCCTGGAAGGTGAAGTGCTGGCTGCCGCGCCCCACGAACTCGTAGTACGGCAGGTCCAGCGTGAACGTCTCGTGGTTGCCCAGCGTGGCGTACAGCGGGATGCGCGATGTCGCCTCCAGCCGCTCCTGGAACTCCTGGAGCTCCTCGCGGCTGCCCCGCTCCGTCAGGTCTCCC encodes the following:
- a CDS encoding metallophosphoesterase family protein; this encodes MRYLGLLLAVLPLAGCVRPAEGRALKDLEIGKAESAGLAVVVEDGLGAVRSVESGALTLWGNAPVLRVRATPAAAAPEWWTVVVRNAMPDARLTAEAGGELLEVEAGPTPVPTTRTWRVRLRPGSEARLLVAPPGWDAPEPFRFVALADVQEALPRVGDIYARINQDPSLRFIFFSGDLTERGSREELQEFQERLEATSRIPLYATLGNHETFTLDLPYYEFVGRGSQHFTFQGVHFTQLDTGNGTVDPLVEQWLDGWLDEGQDAVHVVGMHIAPLDPVGLRNGSFSSRNEAAALVGKMARKKVDLTLYGHVHSYYAYSNAGIPAYISGGGGAIPERFDGLGRHYLTVDVHPAEGVRDVAVVRVD
- a CDS encoding TIGR02265 family protein, yielding MDSALNLQARLKRCRPAHQLMGLFFQGTLEHLERLIGGEVTNELRSHVKSTEKPLLPVLFYPASDYLRLLQLGAQALVERGRTFPAALEELGYGTAEALFASSMGKMLVAAAEKDVHAGLAEVPAVTKMISIFGRREYQRVADDRGRLTFQGELPGPSWATGLLRAELERIAGRAGTVELAPEAFVPYLDFTLELHW